The Devosia sp. YIM 151766 genome includes a region encoding these proteins:
- a CDS encoding ABC transporter substrate-binding protein, protein MRNTFLVAGLLATALLTTSVSAETLRYAAATPALTLDPHSTSDFTTTALYRQMYESLINLDPEMAATPGIAHGWEHDGDKTWRFSLRDDVKFHDGSTLTADDVAFSIMRQASSPQYKGLFGGIQSAVAVDATTVDVTSDVGDPILPQRMTRLFIMNKAWSEANGVAEVPQLGATGSEAFSLRNANGTGALKLVSHDPSTRTVLERNADYWGEVTGNVEEFIFMPIGSAPTRLASLLSGEVDMIMDLPLQDIERVKTTTGFKADQIPQLSWMQLEMDGTRDVAIEVYDKAGNPIEANPLKDVRVRQAFAHAIDAQLIVDRVMRGNARVVGIPSVPGLAGHQPQVDQRLETDLDKAKQLLADAGYPDGFQIQLNCPLERYVNTDEICRAAASMLARIGVDVRVKGMLWPDFAAMLVNGPDSSFHLIGAGPNSWDGQDTFSTIISTRDIENNTGNFNWALWSNARVDEINLELAQTFDQDQRDALFEEGFTIARDEVHAVYLHQAMLSWATSDRFDSQMRGDGFPLLADVTVTE, encoded by the coding sequence ATGCGTAATACTTTTTTGGTTGCCGGCCTGCTGGCAACCGCCCTGCTCACGACGAGCGTCTCCGCCGAGACGCTGCGCTATGCCGCCGCGACTCCGGCATTGACGCTTGATCCCCATTCGACGAGCGATTTCACCACCACGGCGCTTTACCGCCAGATGTATGAGAGCCTCATCAATCTCGACCCAGAAATGGCCGCTACGCCGGGCATCGCCCATGGCTGGGAGCATGATGGCGACAAGACCTGGCGCTTCAGCCTGCGCGATGACGTCAAGTTCCACGATGGCTCCACGCTGACCGCCGACGACGTGGCCTTCTCGATCATGCGCCAGGCCTCCAGCCCGCAATATAAGGGCCTTTTCGGCGGCATCCAGTCGGCCGTGGCCGTTGACGCAACCACCGTGGACGTCACCTCCGATGTCGGCGATCCTATTCTGCCGCAGCGCATGACGCGCCTGTTCATCATGAACAAGGCCTGGTCCGAAGCCAATGGCGTGGCCGAAGTGCCGCAGCTGGGCGCTACGGGTTCGGAAGCGTTCTCGCTGCGCAATGCCAATGGCACCGGGGCCCTGAAGCTGGTCAGCCACGACCCCTCGACCCGCACGGTGCTCGAGCGCAATGCCGATTATTGGGGCGAAGTGACCGGCAATGTCGAGGAATTCATCTTCATGCCGATCGGCTCGGCGCCGACTCGCCTTGCCAGCCTGCTGTCCGGCGAAGTCGACATGATCATGGACCTGCCGCTGCAGGACATCGAGCGCGTCAAGACCACGACCGGCTTCAAGGCCGACCAGATCCCGCAGCTCTCCTGGATGCAGCTGGAAATGGACGGCACGCGCGACGTTGCGATTGAGGTCTATGACAAGGCCGGCAACCCGATCGAGGCCAATCCGCTCAAGGACGTCCGCGTCCGCCAGGCATTCGCCCATGCCATCGACGCCCAGCTCATTGTTGACCGCGTCATGCGCGGCAATGCCCGGGTTGTCGGCATTCCGTCCGTTCCCGGCCTTGCCGGCCACCAGCCGCAGGTGGATCAGCGTCTCGAAACCGACCTCGACAAGGCCAAGCAGCTGCTCGCCGATGCCGGTTATCCCGATGGCTTCCAGATTCAGCTGAACTGCCCGCTTGAGCGCTACGTCAATACCGACGAAATCTGCCGCGCCGCCGCCAGCATGCTGGCCCGCATCGGCGTCGATGTCCGCGTCAAGGGCATGCTCTGGCCCGACTTCGCCGCCATGCTGGTGAACGGTCCGGATTCGAGCTTCCACCTGATCGGTGCCGGGCCGAATTCGTGGGACGGGCAGGACACCTTCTCGACCATCATCTCCACCCGCGACATCGAGAACAATACCGGCAATTTCAACTGGGCCCTGTGGAGCAATGCGCGCGTCGACGAGATCAATCTCGAACTCGCCCAGACCTTCGACCAGGACCAGCGCGATGCCTTGTTCGAGGAAGGCTTCACCATTGCGCGCGACGAAGTGCATGCCGTCTATCTTCATCAGGCCATGCTATCCTGGGCGACATCGGATCGCTTCGACTCCCAGATGCGCGGCGACGGCTTCCCGCTGCTGGCCGATGTGACGGTCACCGAATAA
- a CDS encoding alpha/beta hydrolase, whose product MSFEDLPAQPSMFPLADEYGQTALQRGRDALAQVNATQDIAFGDDYWQKLDVFGPKGGGSNLPVLLFFHGGGSTHGYKEWCTFMAPAVTTTPAIFVSASYRLIPHADYDGLMADSRAALAWIHQNIGKFGGDPGRIWVGGHSAGGQIAAILTLDPSSDPQAGQVQGCFPISGTFGKDNVMPKNAAGEIISTVPIIPPLSLVKDRSGPFYIAWGDREDEKIQRWGREMAAALQAVGTEVEAAAYPGDDHFTIHLNTGNPQDTWTSTVARWMNTKTNQDHQA is encoded by the coding sequence ATGAGCTTCGAGGACCTACCGGCGCAGCCATCCATGTTCCCGCTGGCGGACGAATATGGCCAGACTGCCTTGCAGCGCGGCCGGGACGCATTGGCGCAGGTCAATGCGACTCAGGACATCGCCTTTGGCGACGATTACTGGCAGAAACTGGACGTGTTTGGGCCTAAGGGGGGAGGCAGCAACCTGCCCGTGCTGCTGTTTTTCCACGGCGGCGGCTCGACCCACGGCTACAAGGAATGGTGCACCTTCATGGCGCCAGCCGTAACGACGACACCGGCAATCTTCGTCTCGGCCTCCTACCGTCTCATCCCGCATGCCGATTACGACGGCCTCATGGCCGATTCCCGCGCCGCTCTGGCCTGGATACACCAGAATATCGGCAAGTTTGGCGGCGATCCGGGGCGTATCTGGGTCGGAGGCCACTCGGCCGGCGGCCAGATCGCGGCAATCTTGACGCTTGATCCGTCATCCGACCCGCAGGCCGGGCAAGTGCAGGGGTGTTTCCCGATCAGTGGCACCTTTGGCAAGGACAATGTCATGCCCAAGAATGCAGCCGGCGAAATCATCAGCACCGTGCCGATCATTCCGCCTTTATCGCTGGTGAAGGACAGGAGCGGGCCGTTCTACATTGCCTGGGGCGACCGGGAAGACGAGAAAATCCAGCGCTGGGGTCGGGAAATGGCCGCCGCGCTGCAAGCAGTCGGCACCGAGGTCGAGGCTGCGGCCTATCCCGGCGACGATCATTTCACCATTCACCTCAATACCGGCAACCCGCAGGACACATGGACGTCCACGGTCGCGCGCTGGATGAACACCAAGACCAACCAGGACCACCAAGCATGA
- a CDS encoding amidohydrolase family protein, whose product MSITIIRNASVFDGVNEELAHDSDVIVENGTIREVAQGRSKVSADLEIDAGGRTLLPGLIDAHVHLFAVHLVASKNLHYPLTLLTAKALPRIRNMLERGFTSVRDVSGADFGIRQALAEGLIVGPRAFVGGPGLTQTGGHGDHRRRTDSSLDRNREADGVDFQSRIVDGPEQMRQVVRDELRKGADHIKLMASGGVGSPNDAIEDWQFSEEEIRMACREAAAKGKYVVAHTYASSAVQRAVKYGVRTVEHCNLIDRETAAIVRDHNAFVVPTLVCYEVTEQHGDSLGLSPYVMEKLAFVNEGGIRLLEHCEAEGTIMGFGTDLMGEMEYAQSMEFVIRARVQKPVDVLRSATSINAKIVQMEGKLGVIREGAIADIILVDGNPLDNIALLDGQGENIPVILQEGRVFRNRLAAESAGNI is encoded by the coding sequence ATGAGCATTACAATCATCCGGAATGCCTCCGTCTTCGATGGCGTCAATGAAGAATTGGCGCATGACAGCGACGTCATCGTCGAAAACGGCACGATCCGCGAAGTCGCCCAGGGCCGCTCGAAGGTTTCGGCCGATCTCGAGATCGATGCCGGCGGCCGCACTCTGCTGCCGGGCCTGATCGACGCCCACGTCCACCTCTTCGCCGTCCATCTGGTGGCCTCGAAGAACCTGCACTATCCCCTGACGCTGCTGACGGCCAAGGCCCTGCCGCGCATCCGCAATATGCTGGAACGCGGCTTTACCAGCGTGCGTGACGTTTCCGGCGCCGATTTCGGCATCCGTCAGGCCCTGGCGGAGGGGCTGATCGTCGGCCCGCGCGCTTTTGTCGGCGGTCCCGGCCTGACCCAGACCGGTGGCCATGGCGATCATCGCCGCCGCACCGATTCCAGCCTCGACCGCAACCGCGAAGCCGATGGCGTCGATTTCCAGTCCCGCATCGTCGACGGCCCGGAGCAGATGCGCCAGGTGGTGCGCGACGAATTGCGCAAAGGTGCGGACCACATCAAGCTCATGGCTTCCGGCGGCGTCGGTTCCCCCAATGATGCGATCGAGGACTGGCAGTTCTCGGAAGAAGAAATCCGCATGGCCTGCCGCGAAGCCGCGGCCAAGGGCAAATATGTCGTCGCCCATACCTATGCCAGCTCCGCCGTGCAGCGCGCGGTCAAATATGGTGTCCGCACCGTCGAGCACTGCAACCTGATCGACCGCGAGACCGCGGCCATAGTCCGCGACCACAATGCCTTCGTGGTGCCGACCTTGGTGTGCTACGAGGTCACCGAGCAGCATGGCGACTCGCTGGGGCTCTCCCCCTATGTGATGGAGAAGCTGGCTTTCGTGAACGAAGGCGGCATTCGTCTGCTCGAGCATTGCGAAGCCGAAGGCACGATAATGGGCTTCGGCACCGATCTGATGGGCGAAATGGAATATGCTCAGTCGATGGAATTCGTGATCCGCGCCCGGGTGCAGAAGCCGGTGGATGTGCTTCGTTCGGCGACCTCGATCAATGCCAAAATCGTGCAGATGGAAGGCAAGCTGGGCGTCATCCGCGAGGGGGCGATCGCCGACATCATCCTGGTCGACGGCAACCCGCTGGACAATATCGCGCTGCTCGACGGCCAGGGCGAGAATATCCCGGTCATCCTGCAGGAGGGCCGTGTCTTCCGCAACCGTCTCGCCGCCGAGAGCGCAGGAAACATCTGA
- a CDS encoding MFS transporter: MPITGSDDRRYRRLLAALCFISVIGPLTTFLYLPALPEVARLFNTTEAGAQGTLTSFLIGNCLGFALLGRLNDRFGQRRSYVSVMALFIFASLMVAVSPSLTWLVVARFFQGIGASIGVITARSIVRRTFPNGGSGGMAVLSAMGGLAPAASPVIGAIVLLVADWRMTFVSVAVLGAMSLLLSLKLFPKGAHLPAPVGKAGSALRKVLAHPETRAGFLLGSLHNGTFMVMMAGSPFIFVETFGWSQLSYSLLFGVILSSFAVMSIISGRAFPRHGIRRIMKFGLPGMVLGALATMGGAAANVDWMIALGLFVMICSMGPIVPGNHVRMLDPYPEMTGSVVGLSMLAVTLSGVVMIWLYGLFSEGSVLGYGLWIGIVTLLAVGTWLLYPPPADVGRETSLVAA, from the coding sequence ATGCCAATCACAGGGTCGGATGACCGGCGCTATCGGCGTCTACTTGCGGCCCTGTGCTTTATCTCCGTTATCGGACCGCTGACGACGTTTCTTTATCTCCCCGCGCTGCCCGAGGTGGCGCGGCTTTTCAATACCACCGAGGCAGGCGCCCAGGGAACGCTGACATCGTTCCTCATCGGCAACTGCCTCGGCTTCGCCCTGCTGGGACGATTGAACGACAGGTTCGGACAACGCCGATCCTATGTGTCGGTGATGGCGCTGTTCATCTTCGCGAGCCTCATGGTCGCGGTCTCTCCCAGCCTCACCTGGCTGGTTGTCGCCCGGTTCTTCCAAGGTATCGGCGCCTCCATCGGCGTCATCACCGCACGCTCCATCGTCCGGCGGACCTTTCCCAATGGCGGCTCGGGCGGCATGGCCGTGCTCTCGGCCATGGGCGGCCTGGCGCCGGCCGCCAGTCCCGTCATCGGTGCCATCGTGCTGCTGGTCGCCGACTGGCGCATGACCTTTGTTTCCGTGGCCGTATTGGGGGCGATGTCGCTGCTGCTGTCGCTGAAACTGTTCCCGAAAGGCGCGCATCTGCCCGCTCCGGTGGGTAAGGCCGGCAGTGCTTTGCGCAAGGTTCTCGCGCATCCCGAAACCCGTGCCGGCTTTCTCCTCGGTTCGCTCCATAACGGCACGTTCATGGTAATGATGGCAGGCAGTCCCTTCATATTCGTCGAGACTTTCGGCTGGAGCCAGCTGTCCTATTCGCTGCTGTTCGGGGTGATCCTCAGTTCCTTCGCGGTCATGTCCATCATCTCGGGTCGGGCATTTCCTCGCCATGGCATTCGTCGCATCATGAAATTCGGCCTGCCGGGCATGGTCCTGGGTGCCCTTGCCACGATGGGCGGCGCTGCCGCCAACGTCGACTGGATGATCGCGCTTGGGCTCTTCGTCATGATCTGCAGCATGGGACCCATCGTCCCGGGCAACCACGTGCGAATGCTCGACCCCTATCCGGAAATGACCGGTTCCGTCGTCGGGCTCTCCATGCTGGCGGTGACGCTGAGCGGCGTGGTGATGATCTGGCTCTATGGGCTGTTCAGCGAGGGCTCGGTGCTCGGATATGGATTATGGATCGGCATCGTGACGCTGCTGGCGGTCGGCACCTGGCTACTCTATCCACCGCCGGCGGATGTCGGGCGGGAAACCAGC